The DNA sequence TGCTCGTGTCACCCAGCAGGCATTACCAAAAGATTCTTAAGAGTAGGGACACAAATCAGAATACTTTCCTTTGTTAGAGACTGTGCAATAATTACTTGGAGGGGAAGGGGGTGACTGGGAAATGGGTGAAATATGCCTCCAAAGTAAGTCATACCCCCTCTTGCTAAGCAAAAATCCCTTAcacaatgataatattaaGGACCCCTCTCCTCCCATTGACTTCCTCATACCTTAGAACTCCTGCGTGATTGagctttattttttaagcTCAATTTAATCATACTGTTTCATTTTACCATACTTGAAATTTGTATGGCtattaaaatttcaacagCTGAGTTTTTCATTCTGCTAAATTATGATGCCATGTATGCTAACAACGGTTTGTTTCTCAATAAATAACATTATAGTGCTACTTTTGCAacttttaattgaaatttcttgttttatgaAATCCTAGTGCAAATAAAGTAGCATTGTTTTAAAAGACATAACAGAGGCATTCCTTTCCTGCTGCATAACAGATAGGAAAACAGCAGCTGATAGATCAGAACACCTTAGAGTTGATAAATTTGTCGGTTTTATTCCAATAACTCTAATAACTCTTCCACTACTTTTCCAGTTTgtgaaaaagaataaaaaagtaaTGCCCCCCCCTTTATGTGTTAAATTTTACATCTAACCTCCCCTCTctcttttttacatttttcttaTCCACCTCCTAGTTTTCCAATCCCCCCCGACTCCAGATAATTTTTGCACAGTCCCTTTCACAATATCACCCGCCACTTCCTAACTTGAAGAATATACTTATGGGGAAATGGCACttaattcaaaatcaaccGCATTGAAGACAGATATTTAGGGAGCCTCCCATATTATCatatcgcaaaaaaaaaaaaatccagatATCCTGGTCAGAGCGTAACTCTGAAGGCACATGGTTATTTGCGTACATCAACCAATGATTGTGCGCctcttgttttcttattaAAGGTCAACCTTCCAAATGCCCAAGACAAGAGCCAGGTGGTGGTGAAAGTAGTGATGACAGTGGGACCGTATGTAATTTGTCTTCCACGACGTCGATCAAACTCACCAAGGATCGTGCGTTACATGcagctaataataattaatattctttAGTAAATAAGTTTAATATTACCCCATTTTATGGATCCTTTCGCTTGATTCCGTAGGTTATTGTCCAGGTCCCTTAATTTCCATCATGTGATCAttgacaattgcttaaaaaatgtaatttctctCAGTTAACCTATTTCAATGCAGTTGCTCTCTTCTCCTGTTTTGAGTTGTTCTATACTTACAGGCAGATCTATGTTAAATACTGTTATAATCTTGGGGAAGTTTTATACCATAGTTgggtaaattttgtttcactgtTGCAAAGAATGTCAGAGGAAAACTGTATGTTGATCCTTCCACCAAATATTCTTCACTGTCTCACCATGTTTTATTTATTCGTTTGTTTTAAGGTCACATTCAGGACAACATGCATAATCGGCTGTTTCACATTcaagttttttgcatttttatcttttcttttttaaaataaacctttttttgtacaaatttcactgtttcaaaaatatatcttatgtaggatttttttaaagttccTATTTTCTTTGTGAACTAGAGAGCACTTTCCAATGAGAATTAGGGGACGGGGATGATTCAACTTTCACTTGATTAATGTAGATTTTATTGTAAGCTTACTTTGGTATGTTTCCTTTGGTAGTTGggcttaataattattgatgttttgcgtttcattttgttatgaAAACGGAAAATAAATTAACCACGTTTGAACAGTGATTCAAAAAGTGTTATTGTCTCTTACATTTCTCTTTTGAGCGGCCGGGTACGAGTCTGGCttcacattaaattttaacacaAAGGGGAATTCAAGGTTCCATTGTATTTACAACCTTAATAGGTTACACCAAAGGATTTACTACactaaataaacaaacaaaacgtaGCCACTTCGATTCCCTTTTAAGTGTTGCCTTAATTCCAAACATCGCTACATTCTTCAGAACCATATCGGTGATATATCATAGAGGGGGATAGCTTTTAAAGGATTAGAGCAGTCCCACCGGCATTAGTTTTTGAGTCACTACGAAAGAGGTTATAATTATTCAAGTGTAGATTAGTGATAGAAAATTCATtaggttttgtttctatgatTCGTAGCATATCAGACCTAGAATGCACAAAgtttaatatttctttaagGGTGTTGAAGTTCTTCGATAAACTTCTTGCATTACAATGGAAGATAAATAAGTTAAAACCAGATTTCCTAGTAAGCTTATTtaacttattaataatatccCGAACAACGGGAAGCAAGCATTAAATCTGGGTCAGATTcatcacattaatttttatcaggATTAGGAAACGCGTCAAATAAGTCTACCGTTTCATTAGGTTTGGAACAGACCAGTTCCCATCAAAATGATGCGAAACggaaaaaaggcaaagtaTACTCACAGTTTCCTCATTGAGAAGTTATTTATGAactatttcatatataacttctcTATTTCCTCATTGTCAGTCATTTTACCAGTTGTGAAATAAACAATCTAAATATTTGTCGAAAATAAGCGTCCCATCAGTGATGACATTAGTAGGATTTCTTCATTGTGAGCCATAAGCGGTTGTGTGATAAGGAATCTTGGTATTCGTCGAATTGCTCGAGAGAAACAAAGCTGTGTCTAGTCGAGCTGTCAGACTCACGAAGCACAATCTTGCCGTTGCTAGTCCAAAGATATTTGAAGTGATGGTTTTTCTTGAAATCTAAAATCCTACTGAATAAATGCTTTCTGTAAGGAATCAGACTTTCAGTTATATGAATCGCAGCATTATGGATAACAGAAGAAGACTCCGATTGTATTTGGACCGAAGGTAAATCTTTACTTAGTTTACGCTTCAGCTTCTTGCGCGCATTGAAGACTTCATCCCTCCGAGTTCACTTGTCGCgtaaatttaacaataatgttGCGTTGTCGTTGACTATTCTTTGACGGCAGGCCATGGGCAATAGAAATGTCATTCGGCTCTAGTTCGACATCAACTGACCTCACTGTCTCAATCACTAACTGAGTAGGAATATTGTCAGCGATATCAGGAATTCATTGGATCTATGCTtgttaaaaagggacaaaacaacaaaatcattaatttgCACGACAAGACAGTAATCTATACATCAAGATTCGTGtatacacctatttcaaaaaacgttgtcggAGAGAACGGCGAATGGCTGTTGTCGAACGGAAATTGCACGCCCGAAAGGGGCTGTGATTTCCACATCtggtatgcaaaaacaatgagttcTTCGCGTGGCGCTGAACTGATACTGCCGTACGAACGGCCAACTGGCCCCGGCTTAACATGATCGTTCACCAGAAATTTAGAAATATGGCGTTCCCACTGTCCTTTCATTCAGTGCCATTCAGTGCCTCTGCCACTGAATTCTGAAGAATATGGACAAACCTTATGACTCGCCATCGAAGGTCGGCACTGTATGGAGCCGACATCATGGAagattatttcctattaatattcaatacccacatttcttttcagtcgtgtaatcgccgttcgacaattgacatttgtcgttctccccgacaacaatttttgaaatacGTGTATACATCAAGATTCATATGTATTCATCAGGATTTGCATAAATTCATCAAGATTCATATTCATGAGCTTAAATATTAATCACGCAATGTAAATAGACCCTGAGACGCATAAAAACAAGAGTCACGTctaaggcaaaaaaaaaaaaaaaagtatacacACGCAGGTGGCACTAACAGGGCTCCGTacgaacgtcatctgaaaatgtgacttcgcgtttctgcgctaatttttcaattattcaaactcattatgcttgaaactgaatgtgttctaactttcctggaattaaattggaatcagcgcttgggacatttgaagaatttgtcatcatatgctcacgatgtccacacaactgcaaaacaggtaatttcacgtcgtagaaagaacgagaacgtgtacaaaatgtcaaaaaatgaaaaatgcacgtgcaaagcgtgcaaaaatactgtttttcattatcgaatatgcaaatttgtggtgtttttgttgccgtcgtcgtcatGGTTGCTTATAATTAATCTGTCTAATACAACACCGCACGCCGCACTTTCAAAGACGTAAACTATACAtccaaccaatgaaatcaGTGGTTGTGGAAAAATGTCAGCAAGTAAGAAGTCTTAAATGCGTGTCAGTATTTGCGTCtgccttgcttgtttttagGTTGGTGTTTGCAGTCCAAACGCGTTTTCCTGATTCTGAAGAGGTGTTAATATATTTCTGTTTCCCAAGGTAGGAATAATTAACGACAGTGCAAGATATTATCACATTATGGACATTGATTACTATCTCGCTCTTAACTCGGCGATGGGCTTAACTATGCCGGAACGTCTATTTCGGGGAAATTTCAATGATCTAACCaagctactttttttttacaatctttTCAAAACTGTTTTATGTCTTGCACATTGGTCTTGTTCCTGACCAGATGACTTCTTAAATCTATGTTGGCTTTGTTTGAATTCGAAACAATGATGCGTTTGTTCGAAGCTTTCGTCCAAGGTTTCTAGTTCGGGTAATTGTTACAGTCATTATGATTCCTTGTCACACGTTTATAGCCCTTCTCAAATTATGCATTAGTTTATATTATTCTGTTCTGCGGAGTTCATTTCATTGAGGGACAAATCAATTTTTATGAGACTGGAGCGTAACAAATGTGTGGTTAACCAAAGCGATAAGTTGACCAGGTGACTTCGTAAATCCATGTTGGCTTTGTTTGAATTCGAAACAATGATGCGTTTGTTCGCAGCTTTCGAACGAAGTAAGTAAAATATGTGCATAAGTAATCGAAGTTCCTGAATTtatcacgaaaaaaaaaaaaaactgagatcGTGTTTGTGTCTTCTAGGAATTTCTCAGTTCCAAAGATTTGAGACATTTCAGTCAGCCAGataattgcatttttttcctaagTATCCGGTCATGCACATAAATTTGTTAAGAATATTTGCTTTATCGGGATGTAGCGCATTGGAAAAAGGCCTTAAATAAACGCTGTGATAAAAATTTCAATAGTTGACTAGTGAGGGGTAGGGGGTTGGGTAAGGAAAGAGGTGGACCAGCAGCAGTGGATCATTCTCTTACTTTCTGTTGTGTGAAGACGTTGAgtaacacacacacacacatctTATAGAATGTGCTTCTTTAAAATGCATAAATTCCAGAGCACAATCGATCGAATTGTATATGAACTTTTTTgggggtgggtgggtgggGGCGcagttttcgttttcgtttcgCTTCCGCATTCAGGGAACATTGACAACTGACCCATGACCAAGGGCTAATCCCCTGGATGCGTCTTATAAATTCGGCGAATTACTACCGATGCAACTGGGACAAATCCCCTATAATAAAACTGAAAGGAGCAGTGTCGGTCAATGCTATCCTGGGGGCATTCCCTTTAATGGCCACATATTCCACAAAACACAACAGTCTTGCAACATATGAAAtccaagaaaacaagactTCCATTGtcactaataatattataacgCAGTTATGCAACATCgaaagagaaataataattattctcgTCATTACTAAATACTTCTCAAGGGAACTCCACAATAGACCTCTTAAgcttataaattttgttttcgcaaGGTAGATGGGCACATGGCCATACCATGAAGCagcttctttgaaatttcatcatGCATCTGCACATACACATGAAATCATACACCAGTACACAAATGTGAATGCATGGACTATGAAAGGCAAAAAGGAAACTTATCTTGACAACATCCCTGGGTCTACATCGGGGAATTTGAAGCaaacaagataaaaatttaGCTATAAGCTTTATAAGAGGTCTACTGACAaggcacaataataattatttattgctaCAAAAGGAATAATGATGTAGAACATATCGACACTCACTGCTGTATTGGTTTAATTGTTTATTGATTTCAActgtaaaaatattttgtattttatttgacTGAAATGTAACATGAAGGACATACATGCAGGGTGCCTTGAAAACACAGACCACAGACCTTGAAAATGGAGAGCTAGAAAACATGGACCTCAAAAAGGATCTCGAAAAGACAGAGCTCAAAAACCCAAACCTCAAAAAACAGACTGcacttcaaatgaaatttcattaatcaGATTGCTGGCATAATTAAAGGCTTTATACTAAGGTATCATCTGGTCACTTATAAAATTTCTCTCTCCTGTTTCCTATTCAGTCTGGCTCACAAAATAAATGGCATATGACATGAATTCCTCACAACTTATTTAAAGAACGAACGCTAGTTTTAGTCATGTCACACTCACACTGTAAATACAGTGCAAATACTGTAACCTTCAAAAGCATGAAAAGATTTAGTTTTTCCACAATAGCGCTCTTGGTTCCCAAGTCATTCAAGCTTTTGATacatgcaaattagatgacttgtccatattgtgacatcacaagtcctctaatttgcataaaccaacaACCCACAAACTCcccaaccaagagtgctatcacattataaaataaacaccattcttcatcattttaaaagctcttttgaataagctaataaaagaTTTCGCTTCATATGTACTTTAAATGTTTTCCTAATTCACTTCTTTTCCCTAATTTTCCCCGATTACCAGCTCTTCGTCCTTTCTAAGATCCTCAGTTGTCCCATTTTGTTGATCGCTCATACGAATATAGActgaattggactccactgaGTCCTACTAGCATTAAAAACTTCAGTGCCGTGTGTCAGTGGGGAAggaaaacacgaaaatttggtaccaaCCATGTTGATAGTGGGGTCAAATTTACACCGCAAAGAGATtatgaagctgacattttgagtGTGAGCCCTTCAATCGTCATGAGGAAGGGCTAAAGCTTGAAAGGCCAGATTTGTtgtctcttcacggtggataTTTGACACCTATCAACTTATTTGATACATAAATGACAGTGTAATGCAACTCCAGTGAATTGATAGATAGAAGTTACCTTCATTTATGTTTTCGTCTGAGTCAAATGATGGACCTTCTTTTGTCCCAGCCCTGTATACAattgttgcaattttttgttgaCTACAGTCCTCCATTGATCTCTTCAGGTCATTGCCAGAGTGTTGTGGCACTGAAAGTTCTTGAATTAAGATGAATTAAGAGGAAGTAGATAAGCACATTGACATCGTTGATCAAGACATTTGCAATCCATGGTTATATCATAACTTGAATAAAGCACATGTTCTGCAGATTGACCAATTGGTAATTTACTATTTGCTTATGGGGTGCACCCCCGCTCACAACAGCTGACGTTCGATCTAACTTTCCGAGATTGTGGAGAGGAGAAAATGGCGTCACTAGCGCGTCAGTCCTAATTTTCCAAGACATATTTTTTTGCTCTTCGAATAGGGTTCAACCTTCACTGAGCTCAAATAGAAAGATAGGGCACTAAAGATAAATCAGCAGTGGAAAAAGGAGGATTGAATGTCTTAAGGCGACGAAAAATATGGTGTCACTGAATGTCTCTTTTCTTGGCTTGGGAAAGTTGCACTGCTTGTAATGGGTTGATCGCTTTCAACACAGGCGAAGCATTTGCAAAGACAGCGTGTTCGTGTCAACACTcgcaagaaaatcaaaaatctTTCTCTCCTAAGAGCAAATTATTGTTGATACGATTAAAAGTTTTGGCTGGTAAAAGTATTTGTTGATCATTTTGTCCTCAATTCATAGTTGCCTTTAGAACTGAAGCAAAGTTGCTTTGACATCGACTATACTGACCAAACTTGATTGATGCAAATACAGGCAGAACACATACGGAGTGGTGTTAACGattatgttataaaacaaatgCAGAGATGCCAATCTCTGGAGATCTAAAATgtggagatttttcttttataacaacCCAGTATCAAACTACCCCATCCCATGTTGGCCTAGAGAATTAGGAGGGTTCTAAAGTTCATCAAAGTATTCTGAAGTCAAAtcgatttttaatttattggttaatggagaaccaatcagacaGTCTGTTACATGActgtgaaaaagaagaaaccatTTGTTTAGTTTCCTCCATCATATGGTTTTGTGGTTAACAGATTGCTTAACCTAAAATAATGCCTCAAGAAATGGCGAGGtgagtttaaaaaaacaaaaattgttttgattagGACACATTAGAAGACAGGACGTTAGCTTACTGTGGTGCAAAGGTTCAAAGTTGCTTTTATCCAGGAGATTTGATTACCCGTATGGGAGACCGGGAGATTCGTTCTGTATCCAGGAGACTCCCACATAATTTATCCAGGAGAGTAGGCATGTATGTGACAATATCTTTTAACACTAATGTATCCTTACCACAAGACAAATCCATGGTTTCGTCAAATCCAGAATCGGTTGATGACTCTGGGGTTACTTCTAAACCCTTAAAAGTACCACACAAAGTACCTCATGATAAGACATGACATAAATGCTTAAGTCAGCGTGATAATGTAAATACACCAAGAACTACACAACTAAAACAAACATATTTGCAGGTCTCCGAAATCCAAAATCTATAAAACCTGGAAAAATCTGTCTCAAAAATTTATTAATTCTTATGATAAAGCCTACCAAAAACATGCTTTTCCTAATaactttcaataaatttccaaaaacttaattttacctaaaaattttaaactaaaaccctttgatttaaaaaaaaaaaattattttctcttttgtcaCTAGCAATTCTAATTGATAATTGTTAATGCATGCACTTAATTACTTATTAATGTATTTAAAGCATGTTACAGTATTTTGGGATCTAACAAGCAGCTAGCTTTGTCAATTTGTTAATCAACAATCTGGCACTGAGCTTCCTCTTTCCTTTTGTCAACCCTTCCTACCATTATTAGCACAAGCATCAGCAACACATTGATAGGGTAACCCTGCATTACATGATTCATTAGAATTGAGTATAGGTTCACGCTGCTTTAATTTATTGTGAGAAAGGTCCCTGATTTGCATAGTAGAAGCTTCAGCCAATATAAAATCAAATCATATCCTTGCCCTGTCTGCCAACCGACCTCAGACAAGGGTCTCATTCTCTCCCGTTCATCTTGTTCTTGACCACTATCTGAGAGTTCTGCATTCCTAAAGAGGGATTCAAACACTCTGGGAGGCA is a window from the Acropora palmata chromosome 1, jaAcrPala1.3, whole genome shotgun sequence genome containing:
- the LOC141860603 gene encoding uncharacterized protein LOC141860603 isoform X5, which translates into the protein MLKNDGVEGDNLPQGVVETTPGSADGYGVYGFMRDLILEGKVAKWVNNSGRYVLDWSRALDRYADYEAKKNPLFKSTNQGRGKASKRLRKALLNVHKKDGAKEYMESKKVNEKGQVVERQLQMPPRVFESLFRNAELSDSGQEQDERERMRPLSEGLEVTPESSTDSGFDETMDLSCELSVPQHSGNDLKRSMEDCSQQKIATIVYRAGTKEGPSFDSDENINEGNFYLSIHWSCITLSFMYQIS
- the LOC141860603 gene encoding uncharacterized protein LOC141860603 isoform X6 — its product is MFILNRISSRCSCCEMMAQKDELEPIPIHRRDFLSSAGRHAPQMLKNDGVEGDNLPQGVVETTPALLNVHKKDGAKEYMESKKVNEKGQVVERQLQMPPRVFESLFRNAELSDSGQEQDERERMRPLSEGLEVTPESSTDSGFDETMDLSCELSVPQHSGNDLKRSMEDCSQQKIATIVYRAGTKEGPSFDSDENINEGNFYLSIHWSCITLSFMYQIS